A segment of the Candidatus Methylarchaceae archaeon HK02M2 genome:
ATTTTACGATATACATGGCCACATTCTAGGCAAATTATACATATTGCTTTAGTTTTACTTATTAATCTTACACGAGCATTTATACCTGGTACTATGAACCTTTTGCATCCTTTACAGAAAAGCTGTCTCTTCTCATAAGGTAACCTGATATTCAACTTGGTGCATAAACGCCTTGCTATCGATGCTTGCCTTTGAGCTAAATCCATGTTTTCTCTAGCATTTTTAAAAGCGTTATCTAATAGTATCTCAACTCTTTGTAAAGCAAGGTCTTTTCTATTTGCACGCAAACTTCAAAAATTATAAAAAGGAGCTAAGATAAAAAATTGACTCTAAACTTGAAGAAAACACTCGTATTGATTCTTGTTGAGACTGCTCTAGAGCTAGTCCCCTACGAGCTTTGGAGACACCCATCAGTTTTGAAACACGCTCTGTCTAAAGGAAAGGATGTTGGAGAGTTGCTTTTAGATCGAAGTTATCATCATGCTGCGATGTTGAAGCTAAAATATTCTGAAAGAAGGGGAAGACCTGATATAGCCCACTTCTCACTGCTAGAAGCAACTTCTTCCCCACTTTACTTAAGAGGTTCTATGGATATCTATATTCATACAATTAAAGATAATGTTATAAAATTAGGTAGTTCTGTAAGGCTTCCGAAATCGCACTTTCGTTTTAAAGGTCTTATTGAGCAGCTGTTCAAAGAGAAGAAAATAGTAACGCCAGATAATCAAGTCCTACTTAAAATTAAAAAACAATCTTTTAAAGATTTGATAGATGAGATCAAACCTTCTGTTACCATAGGCACCTCAAGATTAGGTAAGAGGAATACATTTGAGGGAGTTGCCAAAGAGTTGGGAAAATACCAGAAACCTGTATTAATAGTTGGAGGTTTTCCGAGAAGTCATTTCTCCCCCGATATTTCGTCCAATTTCAATCAGCTCTACTCGTGCCATACTTTACCTCTTGAAGCTCATGTAGTGATTGCAAGGATAGTATATGAGTTCGAAAAGCTCTTAAATAGTTCCAAATGACGGTTTTTATATAGGTTTTTAAAAAAAATAATAACTTTTTAAGGAATGAAAAATAAAGAGAATGTGATGGTATTTTGCCTAAGAAAAGAAAGAGCGGAGGCAGAACAAAAGGGGGAAAAGGCCACTCGGATTATGTTCACTGTAGCAAATGTGGTTCGTTGTTACCGAAAGACAAAGCAAAAAAGTTTACTTCAAGGGTAAGTCTCGTCGACTATTCATTGTCTAAAGAGCTCAGGGCTGCAGGGGCATATATATCATCGCCTAAAACCGTCAAGTATTACTGTGTATCTTGCGCTATTCATTATGGGCGTGTAAAAGTAAGGGCAAGAAAGGATCGTCGCTCATATCGATAATTGAGTATCTAGTATGAATCTAATCTATCCGTTATTATTGAAGTTCATTTCTCATCATCTTATAATGCTCTTAATACTAGAGCAACCCTTTGTAAGAAAGTAATGAGAGCCAATACTAAAACGATTATGACTCCATAATTAACATAGCCTAGCATACTTGCAATAGAAA
Coding sequences within it:
- a CDS encoding ribosome biogenesis protein, coding for MTLNLKKTLVLILVETALELVPYELWRHPSVLKHALSKGKDVGELLLDRSYHHAAMLKLKYSERRGRPDIAHFSLLEATSSPLYLRGSMDIYIHTIKDNVIKLGSSVRLPKSHFRFKGLIEQLFKEKKIVTPDNQVLLKIKKQSFKDLIDEIKPSVTIGTSRLGKRNTFEGVAKELGKYQKPVLIVGGFPRSHFSPDISSNFNQLYSCHTLPLEAHVVIARIVYEFEKLLNSSK
- a CDS encoding 30S ribosomal protein S26e encodes the protein MPKKRKSGGRTKGGKGHSDYVHCSKCGSLLPKDKAKKFTSRVSLVDYSLSKELRAAGAYISSPKTVKYYCVSCAIHYGRVKVRARKDRRSYR
- a CDS encoding RNase P subunit, giving the protein MRANRKDLALQRVEILLDNAFKNARENMDLAQRQASIARRLCTKLNIRLPYEKRQLFCKGCKRFIVPGINARVRLISKTKAICIICLECGHVYRKIIDGS